One window from the genome of Nicotiana sylvestris chromosome 9, ASM39365v2, whole genome shotgun sequence encodes:
- the LOC138877197 gene encoding uncharacterized protein — protein sequence MKDVSFLKRRQRGQQSQGNCEQYDNDGGGFSNDGYDDQIEDVVENKVKNDVRIDIDEAEVETQDVMNPSREHVIDMPELVVPKAKAPLPRPPPPYPQRLAKQRNDNQFKKFIDMMKILSINVPLVEALEQMSGYAKFMKDLVTKKRSMDCEIIKMTHQVSVIVHSMAPKLEDPGAFTIPCTIGSADFAKALCDLGASINLISYSVFKTLGIGQPRLTSMRLQMADQSMKRPLENIDDVLVRVDKFILPTDFVILDCEVDYEVPIILGRPFLATGKGGKGRYGYDDRCTNIMCDPFSEE from the exons ATGAAAGATGTCTCTTTTCTTAAGAgaaggcaaagagggcaacaatCTCAAGGGAactgtgaacaatatgacaatgatggtggtggtttttcaaatgatggttatgatgatcaaa ttgaagatgtggttgagaATAAGGTGAAAAATGatgtgaggattgatattgatgaggcCGAGGTAGAAACTCAAGATGtcatgaacccgtctagggaacacgtgattgacatgcccgagctggttgtgccaaaagccaaggcacccttgcctaggccacctccaccttatcctcaaaggctcgcaaagcaaaGAAATGATAACCAATTcaagaagtttattgatatgatgaagatattgtccataaatgtgcctttggtggaggctcttgaacaaatgtcgggatatgccaagtttatgaaagatTTAGTGACAAAGAAGaggtctatggattgtgaaataataaagatgactcaccaagtgagtgttatagtgcattcaatggcaccgaAGCTTGAAGACCCCGGAGCTTTTACCATCCCTTGTACTATTGGAAGTGCGGACTTTGCCAAAGCtttatgtgacttgggagctagtatcaatttgatatCGTACtcggttttcaagactttgggtattgggcaacctagacTAACTTcaatgaggcttcaaatggcggatcaaTCAATGAAGCGACCCTTGGAAaatattgatgatgttcttgtccgggtggacaaattcatattacCGACCGACTTtgtcattttggattgtgaagtAGACTATGaagttcctattatcttgggtagacctttccttgcaactgggaag ggtgggaagggtagatatggatatgatgaccggtgcactaatatcATGTGTGACCCcttttctgaggagtga